A genomic segment from Microbulbifer elongatus encodes:
- a CDS encoding DUF2231 domain-containing protein: MSESSSKPGAQQPVETEMPQEQEASVQPDGCFRDPIEETPGYNATESRVAIWGHPIHAMSVAFPVALTFCTFGADCLYWFTGEPFLARAAIWAAGTGFFFGMLAGFTGLFELLLVSGIRARAAPWTHSIIAVMLLSLLGANWGQRLSGYEAGVLPYGILLSALAVVLVIVTGWHGGKLVFDYRLGISKGNG; this comes from the coding sequence ATGTCTGAATCGTCCTCCAAGCCAGGCGCACAGCAGCCCGTGGAAACGGAAATGCCGCAAGAGCAGGAAGCAAGCGTGCAGCCAGACGGTTGTTTTCGTGACCCCATCGAAGAAACACCCGGTTACAACGCGACCGAATCCCGTGTCGCTATCTGGGGTCACCCCATACATGCCATGAGTGTCGCCTTTCCTGTGGCGCTCACCTTTTGCACCTTTGGCGCAGACTGCCTGTACTGGTTCACCGGGGAGCCCTTTCTGGCGAGGGCGGCCATCTGGGCCGCTGGGACCGGTTTTTTCTTCGGCATGTTGGCCGGGTTTACAGGCTTGTTTGAGCTGCTGCTCGTCAGCGGAATTCGCGCCCGTGCAGCCCCCTGGACCCATTCGATCATCGCCGTGATGCTGCTTTCGCTGTTGGGCGCAAACTGGGGCCAGCGGCTGTCTGGCTACGAAGCGGGCGTTCTGCCGTATGGCATTCTGCTGTCGGCTCTGGCCGTTGTGCTCGTGATCGTAACAGGTTGGCATGGCGGCAAGCTTGTATTTGACTATCGTTTGGGGATTTCGAAAGGCAATGGGTGA
- the ctaD gene encoding cytochrome c oxidase subunit I, which yields MNALKRHRLLTQIWASDPGWKRCFTTVSHTDLGRMFLAAAFFFFAVGGVLAMLIRAQLASPHAAFMGPDIYNQVFTMHGTMMMFLFAIPAFEGLAVYLLPKMLGARDLAFPRLTAYGFWCYAFGGSMMLISMLVGLAPDGGWFMYPPLTGAAASPGINTDVWLLGVTFVEISAICAAVELCVSILKFRAPGMSLDKMPIFAWYALVTALMILTGFPPLILGSILLELERAFGLPFFDTALGGDSLLWQHLFWLFGHPEVYIIFLPAAGLISTIIPVMSRTPLLAYGWVVASIVALAFLSFGLWVHHMFATGIPHMGVAFFSAASTLVAVPTAVQVFAWIGTMWQGRPQLHMPMLYILGFFATFVIGGLTGVMLAIVPFDWQAHDTAFVTAHLHYVLFGGFVFPVLAGLYYYAPLVTGRRRFFRIGEYAFALVFIGFHGTFLAMHWVGLLGQRRRIYTYDADMGWGVINLISSVGSFVLAIGLAMVLLDLALNAYVAIRGKRNPWRAGTLEWSMMLPPSTYNFPSLPRVTSREPLIETPDLPTRLARGVGYLAVPRDNRREMLTVSTTRAEPESLVIYPGNTALPMCMAAVTGSFFLSLLFKVYWFTPFAVIGVIALAWRWVWGLGSRTDEADQNIGFGETVPHATQTNRSQGWWGSAFLMIADATLFGSLIFGYAFLWTIAPNWPPPQWLAFTLWEPLIGVAAAGLAFFAARQSPGCIRQETCKTEGTTRRWFPWRLSPQLALVGLSTLAVIFVNLLWRAPSPTEHAYGAVLCVISAYGLFHVLLAILMLVFFIFRIRHGFISTRRRAEVEIVRLWIDYAVLIGLVSLMLILSPVLFT from the coding sequence GTGAACGCCCTGAAACGCCATCGCTTGTTGACCCAAATCTGGGCATCGGACCCGGGGTGGAAACGCTGTTTTACCACGGTCAGTCACACCGACCTCGGTCGTATGTTTCTGGCGGCGGCTTTCTTCTTTTTTGCGGTTGGCGGCGTGCTCGCCATGCTCATTCGCGCGCAACTGGCCAGCCCACACGCCGCCTTCATGGGGCCTGATATTTACAATCAGGTTTTCACCATGCATGGCACCATGATGATGTTCCTGTTTGCGATTCCCGCGTTCGAGGGTCTGGCAGTCTACCTGTTGCCGAAAATGCTGGGCGCGCGCGACCTGGCCTTCCCCAGGCTCACTGCGTATGGATTCTGGTGTTACGCCTTTGGCGGATCGATGATGCTGATTTCCATGTTGGTTGGCCTGGCACCTGACGGCGGCTGGTTTATGTATCCTCCACTGACGGGCGCGGCGGCATCACCGGGAATCAATACCGATGTCTGGCTGCTTGGCGTCACCTTTGTGGAAATCTCCGCGATCTGTGCGGCAGTAGAGCTCTGCGTGTCGATTCTGAAATTTCGCGCACCGGGTATGTCGCTGGACAAAATGCCGATTTTTGCCTGGTATGCGCTGGTGACCGCGCTGATGATTTTAACCGGCTTCCCGCCGCTGATTCTGGGCTCCATACTACTGGAGCTGGAGCGCGCTTTCGGTCTTCCCTTTTTTGATACCGCCCTGGGGGGCGACAGCCTGCTGTGGCAACACTTGTTCTGGCTGTTCGGGCATCCTGAGGTCTATATCATTTTTCTACCCGCGGCCGGGCTGATATCAACCATCATCCCTGTGATGTCGCGCACGCCTCTTCTTGCTTACGGGTGGGTTGTGGCGTCCATCGTGGCACTGGCCTTTCTCAGCTTTGGCCTCTGGGTTCACCACATGTTCGCCACCGGCATTCCCCATATGGGGGTTGCCTTTTTCTCTGCAGCCTCGACACTGGTGGCTGTTCCCACCGCAGTGCAGGTCTTCGCCTGGATTGGCACCATGTGGCAAGGGCGACCACAGCTGCACATGCCGATGCTCTATATACTGGGCTTCTTCGCCACCTTCGTGATTGGCGGGTTGACCGGTGTGATGCTGGCGATCGTTCCCTTTGACTGGCAGGCCCATGACACCGCTTTTGTAACCGCACACCTGCACTATGTGCTGTTTGGTGGTTTTGTTTTTCCAGTGCTGGCAGGACTTTATTACTACGCCCCGCTGGTCACCGGCAGACGACGTTTTTTCCGTATTGGTGAGTATGCGTTTGCCCTGGTATTTATCGGTTTCCACGGTACTTTTCTGGCGATGCACTGGGTCGGCCTGCTGGGCCAGAGACGGCGTATCTACACCTATGATGCGGACATGGGCTGGGGGGTGATCAATCTGATCTCGTCGGTTGGCAGTTTTGTACTCGCTATCGGTCTGGCGATGGTTTTACTCGACCTGGCGCTCAATGCCTATGTTGCCATTCGGGGAAAACGCAACCCCTGGCGGGCGGGCACTCTGGAGTGGTCCATGATGTTACCGCCCTCGACCTATAACTTCCCCAGCCTACCGCGGGTGACAAGCCGAGAACCGCTCATCGAAACACCCGATCTGCCCACACGCCTCGCCCGTGGGGTGGGCTATCTTGCGGTGCCACGCGATAACCGGCGGGAAATGCTCACCGTCAGTACCACTCGCGCTGAACCCGAGAGCCTCGTCATTTATCCCGGCAACACCGCATTGCCGATGTGCATGGCGGCCGTAACGGGGAGCTTTTTCCTATCCCTGCTGTTCAAGGTTTACTGGTTCACACCGTTTGCGGTGATTGGTGTCATTGCTCTCGCCTGGCGCTGGGTCTGGGGACTGGGCAGCCGAACCGATGAGGCAGATCAAAACATCGGTTTTGGTGAGACGGTGCCACATGCCACGCAGACAAACCGCTCTCAGGGTTGGTGGGGCAGCGCGTTTCTGATGATTGCCGATGCCACGCTGTTCGGCTCGCTGATTTTTGGCTACGCCTTTCTCTGGACCATTGCGCCCAACTGGCCGCCACCCCAATGGCTCGCATTCACGCTGTGGGAACCGCTGATCGGCGTTGCTGCGGCGGGACTGGCATTTTTCGCCGCCCGTCAGAGCCCCGGATGTATCCGGCAGGAGACATGCAAAACGGAAGGCACGACTCGCCGGTGGTTCCCCTGGCGGTTGTCCCCTCAGCTCGCGCTCGTCGGTCTGAGCACGCTGGCCGTCATTTTTGTCAATCTTCTGTGGCGCGCGCCCTCGCCGACGGAACACGCCTATGGCGCGGTGCTGTGTGTCATCAGCGCTTACGGACTGTTTCATGTGCTGCTGGCGATTCTGATGCTCGTCTTTTTTATTTTCCGCATCCGCCACGGCTTTATTTCCACACGCCGTCGCGCTGAAGTGGAAATCGTCCGCCTCTGGATCGACTACGCCGTGCTGATCGGCCTCGTCAGTCTTATGCTCATCCTCAGCCCAGTATTGTTCACATGA
- a CDS encoding cytochrome c oxidase subunit II has product MLDPVGPAATEINTLWWIMLAGSALIAIIVAALIWRSFYSTPNPDKPRSRTLRIWIHGLGLAFPISVLAALLIYALVVGERLLPHHDTQVVRVHAIAQQWRWQFTYAERPNYVSEGILHIPAGRPVDVAITTRDVIHSFWVPRLAGKLDAIPGHVNTLRIEADAPGLYHGQSAEFSGAGYTGHTFVVQAHSAADWARFLAGESM; this is encoded by the coding sequence GTGCTCGACCCAGTAGGCCCTGCGGCCACTGAGATCAATACGCTTTGGTGGATCATGCTAGCGGGATCCGCCTTGATCGCCATTATTGTAGCAGCGCTCATCTGGCGAAGTTTTTACAGTACTCCCAACCCCGACAAACCGCGGAGCCGCACCCTGCGCATCTGGATCCACGGCCTGGGCCTGGCCTTTCCGATCAGTGTACTCGCGGCCCTGCTGATCTATGCACTCGTAGTCGGCGAGCGCCTGCTGCCACATCACGATACGCAGGTTGTGAGAGTCCACGCGATCGCGCAGCAGTGGCGCTGGCAGTTTACCTACGCCGAGCGCCCGAACTATGTCAGCGAGGGCATATTGCACATTCCCGCCGGACGCCCGGTGGATGTGGCCATTACCACCCGAGATGTCATTCACAGCTTCTGGGTACCGCGCCTCGCCGGAAAACTCGATGCGATTCCCGGCCACGTCAATACGCTTCGGATCGAGGCCGACGCACCCGGTCTGTATCACGGCCAGAGCGCGGAGTTTTCCGGCGCTGGGTACACCGGCCATACATTTGTTGTGCAAGCCCACAGCGCCGCGGATTGGGCCCGCTTCCTTGCCGGAGAGTCGATGTGA
- a CDS encoding CopD family protein: protein MIELLIALIPLFKAVHIFALIIWCGGLVTLPLMIAHHDPTDSGEDYRRIRQATHQAYIFCVTPAAVTTVVIGTWLIFLRGVFEPWFYGKLLFVALMVFAHAWIGHIIVEVAETKGRTRIPEPLITLMAILLPMAAVLFLVLAKPDLSGIELPEWLRETRDHPLPFEIPKR from the coding sequence ATGATCGAACTCCTGATTGCGCTCATTCCACTTTTTAAAGCCGTGCACATTTTCGCGCTGATTATCTGGTGCGGCGGTCTGGTTACCCTGCCCCTCATGATCGCCCATCATGACCCAACCGATAGTGGTGAGGATTATCGGCGCATCCGCCAGGCCACCCATCAAGCCTATATCTTCTGTGTCACCCCGGCGGCGGTAACAACGGTAGTGATCGGTACCTGGCTGATCTTTTTGCGGGGAGTATTTGAGCCGTGGTTTTACGGCAAGCTGCTGTTTGTTGCGCTGATGGTTTTCGCTCATGCCTGGATCGGGCACATCATCGTAGAGGTGGCGGAAACCAAGGGTCGCACGCGCATACCAGAACCGCTCATCACCCTGATGGCGATTCTTCTGCCAATGGCGGCAGTACTGTTTCTGGTGTTGGCCAAGCCGGATTTGTCGGGTATTGAATTGCCCGAGTGGCTACGCGAGACCCGGGATCACCCATTGCCTTTCGAAATCCCCAAACGATAG
- a CDS encoding cytochrome c oxidase assembly protein — MTDVVKNSGIGPDSFYRTYCGDPPPPESLWAHWNFDPFVLCFLGLLLYFACRSPRHYTGLAATAVLFITFVSPLCALSSALFSARVAHHVLLFTVAAPLLAAFAPTRRATTTAGAAFVVSSLILWVWHAPPLYDLALSHVGVYWLMQASLLLSAVWFWRVVLDARRPAVQSIYLTVAGLTQMGLLGALLTFAPEPLYAAHASASLAWGLTPLADQQLAGLIMWVPAIVPYIIVGAWRAHSAWSQLLDRTA; from the coding sequence ATGACCGACGTCGTGAAAAACAGCGGAATCGGGCCGGACAGTTTCTACCGGACCTATTGCGGGGACCCACCGCCGCCGGAGAGCCTGTGGGCGCACTGGAATTTCGACCCATTCGTCCTGTGCTTTCTGGGGTTACTACTGTATTTTGCCTGCCGGTCTCCACGACACTATACCGGGTTGGCGGCGACCGCGGTTTTGTTTATCACCTTTGTCTCCCCTCTCTGTGCTCTGTCGTCCGCGCTCTTTTCTGCACGGGTAGCGCATCATGTTCTTTTGTTTACGGTTGCGGCCCCGCTTCTGGCAGCGTTTGCACCGACCCGGCGCGCTACCACCACAGCCGGTGCAGCGTTTGTCGTCTCATCGCTGATACTGTGGGTTTGGCATGCACCACCACTTTATGATTTGGCGCTCTCCCACGTTGGCGTTTACTGGCTGATGCAAGCCAGCTTACTGTTGAGTGCGGTCTGGTTTTGGCGGGTGGTTCTGGATGCGCGGCGACCGGCCGTTCAGTCCATATACCTCACCGTGGCCGGGCTCACTCAGATGGGATTGCTGGGCGCTCTGTTAACCTTCGCGCCGGAACCGCTGTACGCCGCCCATGCCAGTGCATCGCTGGCCTGGGGGTTGACCCCACTGGCGGATCAGCAACTGGCGGGATTGATCATGTGGGTTCCTGCGATTGTGCCCTACATCATCGTCGGCGCTTGGCGGGCGCACTCAGCCTGGTCGCAGCTTTTGGACCGGACCGCATGA